DNA sequence from the Calditrichota bacterium genome:
TCTGCATGTTGGGAATATGAGGATATCAAATATGAAAGAAAAGCGTGCTCGTTTAAAAAGGGATATTTACCCTATGCCAGATTTTGTCAAATTGGCACTGGAAAATAACAAGCTAACGGATAAATATTTTGAAAGACCTCCTTATCAGCAAAATGATTATATTGGCTGGATAACCCGCGCAAAAAGGGAAGAGACAAAGCAGAAACGGCTTAACCAAATGCTTGAAGAATTAAAAGGGGGAAAGATATATATGAAAATGAAATGGAAATCCAAATCTTAGAAAGTAAATATCCGGTAAACGCTGACGATTGCATTAAACACTAATTCTCGGTTCTTCTGAAAAAAATTATTATTTCTCTCTTAAATGCATTAATTTGCCGGAATTTTAAAAGAGAATTTATACGTTGCTACAGCAATTATTTCGTGTAAGGTTTCAAAAGTATATCAAAGGAAATAAATGAATTCACACACTTTTCATATCCCGGTTATGGGAATCGGTTTTACAATTGACACGCCTGTAAAGGTTGCGCACTATGGAATTTCATCCGTTGTTTCGTTGGTTGATGATATCCTGATCGAAAAAATGCGTGCTTTTTACTGTGAAAAATTAAACATACCTTTTCAGGAAATTTCGGATAAAATTGAAGATTTCAGGGCTAAACGGATTACAGCTTATTTAAATCTTATGGATAAAATAGTGGATGAGAAATTTACAGAGCTTAAAAAATCCATTCTTGAAAAAGGCCCCGAAATAGAAAAATATATGGATATGCTCCCTGACTTTGCTTCAATTAAAGAGAAATTCAGAGAGCTGACCGAGGGAGATTATCAACCGAAAGAAGTTTGGGAGTGGGTAAAAGCTAATCTTACCCCCGGAAGCATTGATGTAAATATTATGACCAAACTGGATAAGGTTAATTTCCTTAAAAAGGAAAAACTGCCAACAGAATTTAACGATGCCCATGCCGCGCTGAGAGGATTTGCGGAAAGCAATTTACGTTCTTCAATAATTTTGTCTGCCGGATTAAATGCGCGTTTATTTAGCTACTTTGAACAATTTAAAGATTTCTTCCCGGATAAAACGGGCGATATTAAAAAGAAGATAATTTTAAAAGTTAGTGACTTCAGATCGGCAATGATCCAGGGAAAAGTATTTGCTAAAAAAGGATTGTGGGTTTCAGAATATAGAATTGAGTCTGGTTTAAATTGTGGCGGACACGCCTTCGCAACGGATGGTTTTCTGATGGGACCAATCCTGGAAGAGTTTAAGAATAAGCGTGGAGAGTTGGTTCAAAAATTACACGATATTTTAGTTTCTTCCTTAAAAGAGAAAGACCGCTTTATTCCGGATGAACCAATGCCTGTAAAAATTACAGCACAAGGTGGCGTTGGTACGGCTGAGGAACATCAGCTTTTACTTGATTATTATAATCTTGATTCTGTTGGTTGGGGCACACCGTTTCTTTTAGTTCCCGAAGCCACAAATGTTGATGGACATACACGCGGCTTATTAGAAAAGGCAAAAGAAGAAGATTTATACCTTAGTAATATTTCCCCGCTTGGTGTTCCTTTTAACAGCCTTAAAGGCAATACAAAAGATTTGATGAAAGAGGCTAAAATAGAAAAAGGGAAACCGGGCAGCCCATGTCCAAAAAAGTATCTCGTTTCCAATACGGAGTTTACTGAGCGGGCCATTTGCGTTGCTTCTCGCCAGTACCAGAAAAATAAAATTAGTTTATTGGAACAGACCCATGGCCGCCAAAATGGATTTCAAAAAGAATACGATAAAGTTGTTGACAAATCTTGTATTTGTGTCGGATTAGGTACTTCGGCATTACTAGAAAACAATCTTGATCACAAAGTTGAAGGTCCGGGTGTTTCGATTTGTTCAGGGCCAAATATGGCTTATTTTTCGGAGACCGTGTCTTTAAAGAAAATGGTTGCCCACATCTATGGCAAAGCAAAATTGGTTAAACGAAACGATCGCCCAAATATGTTTATAAAAGAGTTGGAAATGTATCTGGATTATTTGAAAAACAAGATTGATGAAGTCTCCGGCCCTCTTGCAGAAAAACAAAAAAAATATTTTCTTTCATTTCAAGAGAATCTGGATGAAGGTATAAACTATTATAAGGAATCCTTCAGTACATTGTTGGATAAGTTTGGAGATACAAAATCTGGTTTTATTACAAATCTGGAAAATCTTAAAAATAGATTGAATTCTATTAAAGTATCTTAAAAATAT
Encoded proteins:
- a CDS encoding YdeI/OmpD-associated family protein, which produces MKEKRARLKRDIYPMPDFVKLALENNKLTDKYFERPPYQQNDYIGWITRAKREETKQKRLNQMLEELKGGKIYMKMKWKSKS